In Paroedura picta isolate Pp20150507F chromosome 15, Ppicta_v3.0, whole genome shotgun sequence, the genomic window AGGATGCTAATCCCATACAGCACAAGTGCTCCATGGTACTTGTGTGAAAAGATGGGCTGTTTCCCAGACAAAAGCTAAAAACATGGACATTCGCTTTGTGCGAGACAAAACAGTTTCCATGAGCTTTGCGTGACAATTGTGCCTCCCCTTTTCCAACGATATGGGCAATGGCTAAAGCCACAGATCTGCTACATCACACCATCCAAGATGCCTCCAAGTGAGATTTGGGGACCCCCTGGGATTAAAGTTCATCTCAGACCACAGAGGTCCATTCCtagggacaccagcctccaggtgggacctggccaTCCCACAGCATTAccgctcatctccggactacagagatcagttcccctggacaaaatggatggTGGTCTCTctggctttgtaccccactgagatcgctgtcccccaggctccatccccaaatctctaggagtttcccaacctggatctggctgcTCTGCCTGCCCGTCAGTGCCTCAAAGGGGAGATTCCGAAACAACACCTGCCTCCAAATCTCTGCCCTGGACATTATTTGCTATTACCAGCTAGACAGAAAGGCTGTCGCTACTCTGTAGTAAGAGTagggtgtatgggggggggaaccctgcaCCCCTGCAAAAGATTTGCAATCTTGACACTGAGAGAAGGGATTATTCTTGGCTcagatttatttagatcttcccaaAGACTTTGCATTATTGTCGTGAGAGATAGACGGGAGGGATTAAGACTGCCCGGATATTATGCCCCCGAGCCCTTTGGCCCTCTGCAGTGGAgaatttcttttcctgcagaGATTTTTGTGCTGGGAGAACACTGTGCCAGTACAGGTCCCATTCAGCTCCCCCCCATATGTTTTTCCCAGCAACCTGAATCAGAATTGCTCACCTGCACATCTGATGACTGGGCTTTCATAAACgctggcagctgcagctgcaaACCAGCCAGCTTCTCGTCTGCCTCGGTCCTGTAGTCCCAGTTCGGGCAGGGGGGGGGTTATCGTTTTGTGAATGCACCGTTCCCGCTCTTCTCCACCAACAAAAGTCAGTTGACCCCATGGGGTTGAATTTACACATGTTTGTGGGATGAATTTGACATTGACTCTGGATTGCTCTCTGCCAGAGAGGCCCATTTCCTCCCTTAGTGGGGTGGCCAGCCGTGGattgaggaattcctggagatttgggggtggggcttagggtggggaggggccttgagATGCAATGccataaggcaggctttctcaaccgttACAATTGATTGCCAGATAACCAagatcggtttccctggagaaaacggaaggTGGGCTGGCTATACCGACATGATACCCCATtgaacaccttcccttccccaaaccctgccctctgcaggccgCACacccccacccaaatctccaggtgtttccaaacTCAGACCCGAGTGTCTTCAGGACAGTCAATTACTTTCttagcctggcctacctcgcagggttgtagTGGGGAAGGAAACGTGGGGTCCCTTCTCTTTCATGTATGCATGCTGAGTTCCCTGGAGAAAGAATGGGGTAAGAGTGTAACGGATAAAGATAACTTATTAAATCATCTGTttctctctcctaccccccccccaaattgtgtGGGAGTGtttatatttccttttcttcccttctccttctccttctccttcttttaacACTTCTGTCCCACAAATGCCACGCAGAGCCTGCCcctgtgggggagagaaaaacctACGCACAAATTCCGACCATAATGCAAAGCGGTTGACAAATAGAAATAGTCAACAAAGATAAGATTttagattttgtttaaaaaaacccaacattgaTAAGAGGGTGGTGGTAGATGATTTGAAAACCttcttttaaaatggaaagtTTGGGCTTGACTGTGCATGCCTGCAAAGAGAGTGGGGTGGTTTGTATGCAGGGGAGAAATCGCCAAGGAGGCCGTGCAGTCTCTCTGCTCTCCTTTGACCCCAGTCGGTGCTCTTTTGGAGCCTGACCATGAACAGTTTGGTGCCTCTGTTTGCAGAGAAGAAGaacacccccttccccctgcaccCCCTTCTTCAGTTGCTACTTCTGGCATCCAACATCCCTCTTCCCAAACCTGCCCCAGACACGTTAGCAAACTGGCCATCTCACTTTTTGACCTGGTAGCCTTTGGTGAGCATGCTGGAGGCCAGAGAGCTCAAGCAGTGAGCAGGGCAGcctttagtgtagtggttaagagtgcggacttctaatctggcatgccaggtttgattccccgctcccccacatgcagccagctggggtgaccttgggcttgctgcagcagtgataaagctgttgtgaccgagcagttctctcagggctctctcagcttcacctccctcacagactgttgtggggagaggaaagggaaggagattggaagctgctttgagactccttcaggtagagaaaagtggcatagaagaaccaactcttcttctttttctttggggaatTTGCATCTGTTGCAAGACACGCTCCAGCCAACCTGATTGGAGCCCCCAAGATTCCGGAGCTCTCCAAGTCCTGCCACCTACCCGCGTTTCATGGCCTTGTGATGCTATTAATGACCAAGACAGATCAAGTACAGCCAAGTTGATTTCCCCAAACTGGGGTGGAAAGAATAGCCCCAAGGAAATGCAAGAATGAACTTGGGAAATGAGCAAATGGTCTTTTGGGCTGGGCAAATGCTACCGGGCACGTGTTGGGTGAAAAAAGGGAATGTGTTCCACCTGTCCAAATGTGTAGAAGCTATAAGACCCAAGGGAAAGGATTCCGTACAATCAGAAACATAAGATTGATTGACTCAATTGAGAAAGCAACACTGGTAATGATAGGATGTGTTGGAGGTCATTGGTTCATAGGGTCACCGGAAttcgacttgatggcacttggcACACGCATGagccaaaaagaaacaaaaaccctGCAGATTCAGGTCTTTCCTACATCCTGTGATTTGCCCCCTAGAACCCTCTGTATTCCTTCCACACCTTTTtggctttttcaacatttttttgaGCTTTCTGTGCATTTAGAAAGGCATTAATATTTCAGAGCCCTCCGCTAAGGTGCGCCTGACTGCTGGCCTCCTTGCACTGAAGGATTTAAGAGTCCTTGAGGCTTAATTTCCACTTCAAACAGATCGTTAATCTGTCTGATGCAAAGGGAAACTGAGGGGGCTTGGCAGTGGGAAAGGACCCCCCCACCGAGTACGGAGACCAGCTTCCTCCTAGCTGTTTACAGAGGATGCAGACGGAAGCCCTTTGCTCTGATGGAACCAGGGTCTCGGTCCCTGCATcttggccccacccccaccccaaccagctATTTTTGGAATGCAGAATAGAAATCCCAAGGGCAAGCACTGAAGCAGCATGCAGGGCCTTAACGGTGGGATAGAAGATACAGTGAAGAGTGCCTCTGAATCTAAGCAGAGTGCATTTCCCTGGCTAGCCCCAAATTATGGTTAGGATTGTGGCATTATGAGGGGTTCCAAGCCTGCAAGAGCTTGAATGTCTCCATCTTGGCAAGAGGTGCCTTTTGGCCATCTTGGGGCCTGAACTGAGAAGACCGGGCCTGGGgtcatggttgccagcctccaggcggggcctggagtttTCATGGCATTGTCACTTAGCTCCagtggacagagatcagttctcctggaggacatgacagcttcagagggcagactcttTAGCTCTGCATCTGCACTGAGCTCCCCCTTGCTAGGTGCTGCTCCCCGTCTCCACCACTCTCCTTGCAGGAGTTGGTAATCAGAGCCAGCGGGGCAATGCCATGGCCTTACAGTAGCCCAAGCATTGAGGGGGGTGTCCTCATGGCATCCTTGGTGCCACCCAAGACTCTGCCGCTCTGCCAGCGTTGCCTGGTTACGTTTGGTGACATTCAGCGTCCCCATGCAGGTGAGGATGATTATCTCCTCTCCggagggcaggggagagaacAGCCTCACCTGCTGCCTCTGTgccaggggaagaggaggagcagcaagaagctggggggtgggaggaaaggggCTGGAAAGGGCCGCTCAAACGAGCCCCCCAGGGAGTGGGATGGAGCTCTTGCcttaggagggagggggagattagAGATTATTCTTTATTACTATTTCTCTAGATATTTCTGCCCTGTTCCCCCCACCTATGAAGACTCAAAATGGCTGACGCTATCCCTTGCCTTTTCTCCATTTgatccttacaacagccttgtgtgGTAGGTTAAGACGAGAGAGAGTGATCAGCCTCAGGTCACCCAGGGGGATTCCACAGgggagtgaggatttgaacctagcTCTCCCACATGCTAGTATAAAAACACTATCATCAGGATGCCATGCTGTGCTACCACAGAGGAAATCCTGTCTCTAGTTGCCTCTTCCCTTGCTTCAGAATATGGGGGCCTCGGATGTTGCTCTTAATTGGTGGGTAGGTTCAAAGCGAACAAATGCTGAATAATAAATGATTGATAATGGGACAAACTTGAATAGCGTGTGACCTATCAAGTAAAAGGCTTATTGTGTAATAGGTGCCACAAAGCTGCTTCCTATCactagcagccttgctcaggtcttgcaaacttgGTCTGatctttgctgcagtctttgacatctCCGTTTGTTGGAACTGGACTGTAAAGTGAGTGTTGCCAGCCTGTGGGCCATTGTTATATTTTCCATGTTGTTGGCATAATTCTAGTTAAGATTTTGATACTCTatttctgtggcttggaataCTTCtactgatatcccctctgctccTGGTGGAATACCATATTTTACTGACTGCCTAGGAGCGGAGAGCTGTGTTGGGCAGCCAGGCATAAAATACAGCTGAGTTTCCCCAAAAGCTTTGGCACATGCAGGGCAGGGCAAGGGGATCCCATTTGTGACCCAATGTTCAGCAATTTGTCTGATTTCCTCCCTTCCAGAAACCAAAGAAGAGTTGGAGGAGTTGATGTCCGATATCAAAAAGACAGCTAACAAAGTCCGCTCCAAACTCAAGAGTGAGTATCtgctggggggtggtggtggctggaTTTTGCCAAAGTCCCATTTGTGGGTCCAGTTTGCTTCCGCCCATTTTTTGAGAATGTAAAGGGGGCTTTCTCAATCTAGAGCTATCCAACAAGAGGGTCAACCCAAGAGCAGGGGTGGCAGCAAAAAGGTGGCCCAGTGGTCTGAAAAAGACTGATCAGTCCGAGGTCTTCCAGTGAGTTTTCATGGggagtcaggatttgaacctgggtctcccaggaatACACAaggcagagctgggtttgattccctgctactccacatgcagccagctgggtgaccttgggctagtcacagccctgatagtgctatccTGTCCAAGCAATCCTGTCCGAGCTCTCGCCTTGgcgtgtgtctgttgtggggagaggaagggaaggtgattgtaagccgctttgagccgcttcaggcagtgaaaagcagtccAAATCATTGTTCTTTTTCTATTTTGTGCCTGTGAAATCACACGCACCATCTAGCATTCTGGAATTGATAGCGATTCTTTTTAAAGCGTTGACTTATTATTTGATACTTTTGCAAGCCACCCCAGTTTTAGTTGATGGGCAGAGCAGGCCTCTGAATAAATAAGCATATTCTAAGCATTCTaactttaatttttctttaaagatTCTAGTGCTTTGGGTTGTGAACATGTCACACAGCAGGGAAACTGCTGAGTCCATAGTGGCAAAGCGTGGTCCTTCAACCTCCCTCTGCAGAATGATGCAAATTAGGGGCCAATCTGCATAATTTATTCAGGTCACAGAGTTCACCATGGGCTGGCCCAGATTTTGCTTGCTTAATATTTTTAGCACTCAACATTGCTTTTTAGGCCTTTAGGTGATGCTGACCAAATGCAACGGGGCGCTTAATACACTGCCGTTAAAAgcatccctttttttaaaaaaatggggacaTTTGTGTGGCTGGTGCCTTCTGGTGAGATATTTTTAGCCCCATCTGCAATGGGCGTTTGGCAGGCAAGGAAGTCGGTAGCGAGTGAGACCCATCTGTTTctcgggccccctcccctcccgtctctGAAAATAGGCTCTgttcttctccccctgctccctcccaggtATTGAACAGAATATTGAACAGGAGGAAGGACTGAATCGGTCGGCAGCCAACTTGAGAATAAGGAAGACTCAAGTGAGTCCTTCAGGGGTCCCGGAGGAGAGACCAAGAGGGAGTCTTTGTGTGCGGAAACCGTGTCCTTGCTGTTGAAAGCCTGGCCACTGTAAAGaacggcccctccccttccgcaATATCCAGGGTTACTCGATCCATTTGAATGTAAAAACCATCTCACTGGATTGGACCGAGAGCCTCTAGGCCAAACATTGTGCTTCCAACAGATACTTCTGGGCAGCAAACTGGGAAGGCATGAAGGCGGTCCTGTGGTTTGTATCTCCAGGGTTTGTTATTTAGAGGTGTACCGCTCAtgaccatggaggttccatttagccatcacGGCTAATGGCCTTCATAAATTGGTCCAATTTCTTTCTATGCTGGaggctgggagggatgggagcatggtatagcccagtctcGTCAAACCCGAGAAACTaagggttaatatttggatggaagaccaccaaggaaggctcacttgccttgaaagttccTTGCTGGGGTTGCACTGAcaatcaaaagcttatacctgggcAATGACGTTGGTCTTTAAGacgctgctggacttgaatcaaaCTGCAGACCAACGCAGTTACTAACCTAAAACCCAACATGGTTCTGGTGTCTCATCTTGGGCAGTATAAATAAACTGTGCCTCTCCATCTCCTTGAAATAGAACAGGTCCAGACATTTAGCACAACTGCTCTTTAATCAAGGGAGAGGAGTCCAAATGCATAAGCCAAAAGGAAGATTGTGGGGTGGATAAGTGCAGGATTCAACCTTCTATTTGTTGTTCAAACTTTGGGACTGGAGCCCTGGGTTGACACCGAAACCGTTCGTGGGCCtaaattcaagtaggtagccatgttggtctgtcatGGCAGAagagattttgagtccagtggcactgttaGGACCAACATTTTATTGAAgttgtaagctttcgtgtgcacaacCCACTCCACCAGACAATGCAGTGGAAATAACCAGACCATGTAGATAAGGAGAAAGTTGGTCATGGATCAGCACACAGCATACTGGAGATGTTTCCCAGTTACCCAggccttacaggaataacaagctaaagTCACAGGGTCATGTTTCATTAGGGTTCAACTCCGGGCAAAAGAAATTTATTCACGGAATAAAAAATGTCgagattaaagattaatggacagatgccTTCCCAATTGGGGAACCTGGGAGTCATTTAAAAAGAACCTAGTGGGTCGCCGTGtttgtctgaaggagcagaacgcattttgagtccagtggagcCTTTAAGGCCGGcagagtttgattcaaggtatgagccttTGTGTGCacaattgtatctgaggaagggcgCATGCACatagaagctcataccttgaatagaagtttgttggtcttcaaggtgccactggactcaaaattcatTTGGAAGGAGAGCCATTCACTGTGCTCAATCCGAACATGGAGGGTTCGGCCCCTGACCTTGCtacctgcctttctccttcccaGCATTCCACCCTATCGCGGAAGTTTGTGGAGGTGATGTCAGAGTACAACGCAACCCAGTCGGACTATCGGGAGCGCTGCAAGGGACGGATCCAGAGGCAGTTGGAAATCAGTGAGTGGGATCCCAGAGGCTCAGCTCAGCCTGGCCCCGTTTTGCACGCAATGGCTTCAATTGTCCCAGTCCTTGTCCTCCTTCGCAGGACCTCCCTGCAAATCACCATTTTGGGGATGGATTTGAAATCTTAACATTTGGATGCAGCACAATATGAATAGCACATTTtcatggggggaggagaggctcaATGTGGGTTAGTGGTTTAATGTTTTAAAGCCCTGACTCAGGACCGGGAACACTCACAAACACCGTCATTGTAAAGTAGCTGGCTTTGTACCGGTTTAATCCCAGACTCGTAatgttggaaggggtcatacaggccatctagtacatgagggatcagcttaaagcatccatgaatcatcatgactcccccccccccaccttaccaAAGTCTTGAAAATATAGTTTGGTGCAGAGGTTGAGGATCCTCTAtcacagggctagtcaacctgtggtcctccagatgtccatggactacaattcccatgagcccctgccagcatttgctggcaggggctcatgggaattgtagtccatggacatctggaggaccacaggttgactacccctatcagACAGCCTTGACTCTCTCCAAACTCCTTAGAATTTCCTGCTCCTTAGAATTTCCTGCTAGAATTTCCTGCTTGATACAACCTTAAAGGCTGTTGATACAACCTTCAGCTCTAAGTTTCTTCTTAGGCCCTCAGTTCCACTGGGAAGTGAAACTGACCGGGTcatttaaatttgcagatggaTTTAAGCTGAATATTTGTCAGTTTCAAGTTTCTGGCCCTCTTGGTCATTGGGGCAGTCTCCAATTTGGGGAATTTCTGGAATTGCGTATAGTAAGCAGCCGTCCCCCTTAGACCCTTAAATCCGTCCTCCATCCTGGTACCCCACAAGGAACAACAGGGTGTGACTTGTGGATGCTGCGTTTGTGGAAATGGCCCTTGTGCTTGCAAATTACTTTGGGATCATGCCGAACACAAGTTGTCCATCTTTCCCGGCACGAAGGTAGTTTGGGGGGCGGCTGGCCACAGGACAAGTTGGCAGTGCAACATCACCGAGAAGCAGGGGAACAGGGACCCCTGTGGGAGCAGGAGAACAGGGGACACCCATAAGGGAGCTTGGCATGCCCTCAGCCTCTGAGCTGAGCGGGTGGCATCAGCAGCCTTTGGATTGTGACTGGCCAGCCGTGCATTTAGAGGCAGAGAACCACAGAGAGGCTTGCTGAGTCTGTCTGAGAGTGTGGCTTTTCCAGGCAGCCCACGGGAAAGGGTGGGAGTGCCAATGGCTGGATTAACAGGTAGCGGGGCGGAGGCACAGATGAGAGAGACCAGAATAGAAGGGCTGAGTGGGAGACGTGGGGAGCTGGAGAGGAGAAGGCTGCAAATGCCGTCTGCAGAGCGGAAGCGCTGAGCAAAGGcctcccaccttcctgtcttgtgGGGCTTGGCAGCAAATCTAGCCaagggaaaggaagcaaagcTAGTCTCGGTGTTGGCTGGCGGTTGCTTGGTGGCTCCTGACTGGGCCTTAAACGGTCGCCGGACTGGCCCCAACGCATGGGTTTATTTATCCGCATGTAGGTCGGCCTTTAGCTATAGCGGTGAAGTATATTCTGGTATGACAGATAGGGAAGGGAGGGCAGTCTCCAGTGTTAAAAAGCGCTGTATGCTTCCGCTTCCATGAACTTTCTTTTTCCATACCTTTGGTAGTTCCGTGTCTCCTGATAattgcttctgtgccctgttcttctctctctgtgtacCATTTGCTGAGGATCCAGCCAATGAGCCCCTTTTTCTCCCGCTgtccccctagagcaggggtagtcaaactgtgaccctccagatgtccatggactacaattcccatgagtccctgccagcaaattgtagtccatggacatctggagggtcgcagtttgactacccctagagggATGCTGCTTCCTCTGAGCCATTCAAACCTCCCAGAAGCCTCATTAGCAGCTTTTCCGGCAACGGCTCCTGGGCTGTCAGCCCAGCCGTTTGCCAAAAGTGCAATTAGTAGTTATCTGTGGGGTCCCACGCTGGGCTTTACTCTCTATAAGAAAACCCCCAAGGAGGAGAGCTCAAAACAGCAAAGATTCTGGGATGCAGAATGTGGGCATGTTGTAGAGAGGCAGTCACCTGCTCACCTTGTCTGTCCTGTGAGGAGTGTGCAGCCAACCCAGACCCTATAATCATCCTTGCCAGGTGTATGGACAGGTAAAGGATCAAGAGGAGGGTGGGATGCTCTCAGCTAAAAACAATCCCTTAAATTGTTGGAGGGAAAGAGTTAAGAGACTTCTCTTACTCAGGAACACTTGTCAGTTGGCCCTGACCTCTACATTGTGAGACTCTTTGGCTGTTGTTTGCCTTCTGTTACATCTTAAATAGGACCTGTCTTCTCCTCTGTCTTACCTGGGCtgggagctgtagcaagttagcCTTTTTGGGAAGTTAGTCTGTTCACAATTAGTTAAATGCACCTACATGAATGTGTCATGTAAGATGCGCTTCtacttttgtaagtaaaatttctttctcttgttaacGTTGGGAGTTGGATCGTCTTTGCAATTTGTTTGAAGAGCATTTCCCTGTTAACCAGGAAACATGGAGGATTGGGGATACCGTgcaaagcttctgtgcttccaagacaatttttttttaaaagtttgaaccAACGGGTTGATGCTGTAGATAGGCAGTTGTCAGCTACTCCCCTTGTCTGACATTGTCCAACACAACGTCAACTAAGTGGAGGGACGTAGCTAAAAAGAGCATCTCAAGAGGGCGGATTCACAGCTGACCTGGACCCTGTGATCACCTCTGCCATCCGTACCGTCAGATCAATAGGAAGGTGGGATGATTGCTGCTAAAAACATCCCTTAAATAAGGGAGAAGGTGACAGTTCTCCAGTGTTCAGagagcaagccagccagccagaattCTTCCTTCCCATTGTCCTCCTGTTAACTCTTGGCCTGTGTCCACTGCAGCTGGCCGAACCACCACCAGCGAGGAACTGGAGGACATGCTTGAGAGTGGAAACCCAGCTATTTTCTCCTCTGGGGTAGGTAATTACTTTGCCTTTGAAATTCATCATCATGGGGATGGTGGGGCGGGtgtggtaggttacagtagagGCCATTGGCTGAATGTACATGTGCATTTTGAGATGTGCCTTTCTTAattgggctgtgtggccatgccCTAATTAATTACTTCAATAAGGAAGGGCCCAAGTATGAACCTGtgcatttagggatgccagtccccaggtgggacctggagatctcctggaattatagctcctctgcagactaaagagttctgttcccctagagaaaacggctgctttggagagtgaccTCAAGGTCCATATCCCatctactcctggctccatctccaaagcctccaggtatctcccaaccatAACCTATGGGACGGCTGATACCATATGATACTATATTAACCTATCTGCCAGATCTAATTGGCTAAGCCAGTCGGATGGGATATGCAGTTGTGCCTCAGCTTAAAAGAGACAAAACGGGATGGAGTGCAAGGGAGGCCCTAGGTTTACTTCCTGGTTGTTCTCTCCTCTAGTCTGGCAACCCCCCCTGGTTTCTTAGAGCCttaaaagaaggggagaggctctaacccaggggtccccTGGCCCCCGTTGGGTATAGGCAACCCCAAATGTCCTGCTTGGCTAACTTGGAGATTTCCTCTCCGCTTGCTCCCAGAACAAGCAGAACAGGCAGAATGGATAAAGAAGGCAGATTATTAGGATCCCCCCCCTTCACAAAATGGTTTCTCTTTTAAATGAAACTGTTTTCTTCTTCAAGCGCCCCCTTTTGCGTACTCAAACTCTGCCAACCCCCTagaggggtcgccataagtcccCAAGAAGCTTGGCGTATGGCAAATGTTGCTCTCCCAACTCCCACCCTCAGGTCAGGGCTTCAGCGGGTGTCTCACCAGTTGGGCCAGATGGGCAGCTTTTCTCTGACCAAGCCCATCCCATCCCCATCCTCCGTTCACCTTCTGCCTTCCTTGGCCAGATCATCATGGACTCCAACATCACGAAACAGGCCTTGAACGAGATCGAGACGCGGCACAGCGAGATCATTAAGCTGGAGACGAGCATCCGGGAGCTCCACGACATGTTCATGGACATGGCTATGCTGGTGGAAAGCCAGGTGAGTCCCTCTGTTGGGCGGGGGGACCGTGGCCCAGCGTGCAGGCTGAGAGACAGAACTTGGTCCTGCCTTCAAGAGGTTAGGCCTCTGCTCTACGACGGTAGGACCTCAGACAGggctggccaagctgtggctctccaga contains:
- the STX1A gene encoding syntaxin-1A yields the protein MKDRTQELRTAKDSDDDEEVAVGVDRDRFMDHFFEQVEEIRGYIDKVAENVEEVKRKHSAILAAPNPDEKTKEELEELMSDIKKTANKVRSKLKSIEQNIEQEEGLNRSAANLRIRKTQHSTLSRKFVEVMSEYNATQSDYRERCKGRIQRQLEITGRTTTSEELEDMLESGNPAIFSSGIIMDSNITKQALNEIETRHSEIIKLETSIRELHDMFMDMAMLVESQGEMIDRIEYNVEHAVDYVERAVSDTKKAVKYQSKARRKKILIIVCCVVLGIVIASTFGGIFG